Proteins from a genomic interval of Candidatus Cloacimonadota bacterium:
- a CDS encoding fumarylacetoacetate hydrolase family protein, producing MNYILFNGKKVHPSKIVCIGQNYMEHIKELHNEVPKQPVLFIKPNSSISHEILSSNNDLIHYEGEISFIIRSNKLKGVAFGLDLTKREVQSELRSKGLPWERSKSFDGSAVFSEFVMFEVNIHDLRMELSINGSLVQQGGYELMMNKPDDILHEASTFLSFEDGDIIMTGTPKGVGPVHAGDTLIGKIFDKETLLVEGSWVVK from the coding sequence ATGAATTATATACTCTTCAACGGCAAAAAGGTGCATCCTTCTAAGATCGTGTGCATTGGACAAAATTATATGGAACATATAAAGGAGCTGCATAATGAAGTACCGAAGCAACCGGTACTCTTCATTAAACCGAATTCATCCATTTCACATGAAATTCTTTCCAGCAACAATGATCTTATTCACTATGAAGGTGAAATTTCGTTTATCATACGTTCAAACAAATTGAAAGGTGTAGCATTTGGTCTGGACCTTACAAAGAGAGAGGTTCAGTCCGAGCTACGATCAAAAGGACTGCCATGGGAACGCTCCAAATCCTTTGACGGTTCAGCAGTGTTTAGTGAGTTTGTTATGTTCGAAGTTAATATACATGATCTGAGAATGGAACTCTCTATAAATGGCAGTTTGGTTCAGCAAGGCGGTTATGAGCTTATGATGAACAAGCCAGATGACATTTTACACGAAGCATCAACCTTTCTTTCGTTTGAGGATGGCGATATTATCATGACCGGAACCCCAAAAGGCGTTGGTCCTGTTCATGCAGGTGATACTTTGATCGGGAAGATATTTGATAAAGAAACATTATTAGTTGAGGGTAGCTGGGTGGTGAAGTAA